The Glandiceps talaboti chromosome 9, keGlaTala1.1, whole genome shotgun sequence genome window below encodes:
- the LOC144439647 gene encoding uncharacterized protein LOC144439647, protein MHITSANMSQPPTYDVIHLTLIGVINMITGCLIAIVGMYPMILYDESFVVGGIKIGGGLCCFFMGLTCICVSDVKLQCDRAFIAAILLKVVLPLVAGAVLLVMSSISLSRVTVTTDSEPAEVGADESEDHDN, encoded by the exons ATGCATATTACGTCAG CAAATATGTCTCAACCACCAACATATGATGTGATCCATTTAACGTTGATCGGAGTAATCAACATGATAACTGGATGTCTGATTGCGATTGTGGGAATGTATCCAATGATCTTGTACGACgaaagttttgttgttggaGGTATAAAGATTGGTGGCGGTTTATGT TGCTTCTTTATGGGACTTACCTGTATTTGCGTGTCTGACGTTAAACTTCAATGTGACAGAGCA TTTATCGCTGCTATATTATTAAAAGTCGTTTTACCACTAGTCGCTGGTGCAGTTCTATTGGTGATGAGTAGTATATCCCTTTCTAGAGTAACAGTTACTACAGATTCAGAGCCAGCAGAG GTTGGTGCTGATGAAAGTGAAGATCATGACAATTGA